A single Cannabis sativa cultivar Pink pepper isolate KNU-18-1 chromosome 7, ASM2916894v1, whole genome shotgun sequence DNA region contains:
- the LOC115696777 gene encoding pathogenesis-related protein 1-like — MIAPINSKREVYNGYYYIREHNKIRGKVGVSPVTWNNTLQKYAAERVISLNTHSLKYVPLAGPYGENFAKGEPPVMQWENEQANYDYITNKCKKNTVCNNYTQLVWNKSTDIGCERSGLGNDMIAICYYYPSGNKPGERPYATPKYGLSNNF, encoded by the coding sequence ATGATTGCTCCTATTAACTCAAAACGTGAAGTTTATAATGGATATTATTACATCCGGGAGCACAATAAGATTCGAGGAAAGGTGGGTGTTAGTCCAGTAACTTGGAACAATACCTTACAAAAATACGCAGCCGAGCGCGTCATATCGCTAAACACGCACTCGCTAAAGTACGTGCCCTTGGCTGGACCTTATGGCGAGAACTTCGCCAAAGGTGAGCCTCCCGTGATGCAGTGGGAAAATGAGCAGGCAAATTACGACTACATCACCAACAAGTGTAAGAAAAACACTGTGTGCAACAATTACACTCAGTTGGTGTGGAACAAATCCACTGACATTGGTTGTGAGAGAAGTGGTTTAGGTAATGATATGATTGCTATTTGTTACTATTATCCCTCAGGAAATAAACCAGGAGAACGGCCTTATGCTACACCCAAATATGGCTTATCcaataatttttaa